In a genomic window of Glycine max cultivar Williams 82 chromosome 13, Glycine_max_v4.0, whole genome shotgun sequence:
- the LOC100783722 gene encoding uncharacterized protein, which yields MGSSSSRLGSRPSASSSSHRVNRFRLSSLLCGTSTSRSIHQMEEHSSELQVDSARDFDGEILKDTEELPLSYTEARISSSPPAETVTSSDMRTEFHANTSVEGSSRNVATNSQRSCLAEHEELVPPYQVSAGHSGHESYSDSSNAASTSFVEQQSSDPVSVNVSANKDVVNDVNNPVVSGVSQVSHETMHPRSSTPQEHGNFGSGEISVENHTSAFISIQNSSNPVAQVSNIAATSQVPEDEPRRETIPSGLGILVSNRERGPGNDSVLQVDVVTISSNILSGSSADANDYDSRRNDRRLFWDAFSRRSSRRLGDSPTIVFSAGGADDSGSQDRWLVDFGGDLSNDGVGAASGYMGSRIHRLNERRMRHSRSEIWERLRGGFDEIGRWNSCPLGIHADGMCFCESSPMAEESSTRASISRIVMLAEALFEVLDEIHRQPGSLSLSMVSLPAPESIVDSLPLKSHKKVDGADVGNDAEQCYICLADYEEGDQIRVLPCFHEYHMSCVDKWLKEIHGVCPLCRGNVCGGSTESSANSEVQSH from the exons ATGGAAGAACATTCATCTGAACTTCAGGTTGATTCAGCTAGAGATTTTGATGGTGAAATTCTGAAAGACACTGAGGAATTGCCTTTGTCATATACAGAAGCTAGAATTAGCTCCAGTCCCCCTGCTGAAACTGTAACCTCATCTGATATGAGAACTGAGTTCCATGCTAATACTAGTGTTGAAGGTTCTTCTAGAAACGTTGCAACAAATAGTCAGAGGAGCTGCTTGGCTGAACATGAGGAGCTAGTCCCTCCTTATCAGGTAAGTGCTGGTCATAGTGGTCATGAATCATATAGTGATAGTAGCAACGCAGCTAGTACTTCATTTGTAGAACAGCAGTCTTCAGATCCAGTCTCTGTAAATGTTTCTGCTAACAAGGATGTAGTCAATGATGTTAATAATCCAGTGGTTAGTGGTGTCTCTCAAGTCTCTCACGAGACAATGCACCCAAGAAGTTCAACACCTCAAGAGCATGGGAATTTTGGTTCTGGTGAAATCTCTGTTGAGAATCACACTAGTGCATTCATATCTATCCAGAATTCTTCCAACCCTGTTGCTCAAGTTTCCAACATAGCAGCAACCTCTCAAGTGCCAGAAGATGAACCTCGTCGTGAGACAATACCTTCGGGTTTAGGTATTCTTGTGTCCAATCGGGAAAGAGGGCCAGGAAATGATAGTGTGCTTCAAGTTGATGTGGTCACCATATCTTCCAACATTTTGTCTGGAAGCAGTGCTGATGCCAATGATTATGATTCCAGAAGGAATGATAGAAGATTATTTTGGGATGCTTTTTCACGACGTAGTTCTAGAAGGCTTGGTGATTCTCCAACCATTGTCTTCTCTGCTGGGGGTGCTGATGATTCTGGATCTCAAGATCGATGGCTAGTTGATTTTGGAGGTGATTTGTCAAATGATGGGGTTGGAGCTGCTTCCGGATATATGGGTAGTAGAATTCACAGATTGAATGAACGAAGAATGCGGCACTCGAGATCTGAg ATCTGGGAAAGGCTTCGTGGTGGCTTTGATGAGATTGGTCGGTGGAATTCATGTCCACTAGGAATTCATGCAGATGGCATGTGCTTCTGTGAGTCTTCGCCAATGGCTGAGGAATCTAGCACTCGAGCAAGTATTTCAAGAATAGTCATGCTGGCTGAGGCTTTGTTTGAG GTTTTAGATGAAATCCATCGGCAACCTGGCTCTCTGTCTCTATCCATGGTCTCACTCCCTGCACCTGAATCAATTGTTGATTCCCTCCCTCTGAAATCTCACAAAAAGGTTGATGGGGCTGATGTAGGCAATGATGCTGAACA ATGCTACATATGTCTGGCGGATTATGAAGAAGGGGACCAAATACGAGTGCTTCCTTGCTTCCACGAGTATCACATGTCATGTGTCGATAAATGGCTTAAAGAAATACATGG TGTATGTCCTCTGTGTCGCGGCAATGTCTGTGGAGGGTCCACAGAGTCTTCTGCCAACTCGGAAGTGCAGTCTCATTGA